A single Phaenicophaeus curvirostris isolate KB17595 chromosome 26, BPBGC_Pcur_1.0, whole genome shotgun sequence DNA region contains:
- the FMNL1 gene encoding formin-like protein 1 isoform X7 yields MGNAAGGLEGPGGRDPRPQAAAPPAAAPPMPGSAELEQRFERALNSMNLPPDKMQLLNQYDNEKKWELICDQERFQVKNPPSAYIQKLKSYLDTGGVSRKFKRRVQESTQVLRELEISLRTNYIGWVQEFLNEENKGLDVLLEYLAFAQCSVAYDMESAENGSPGSDKGKVLERSLEDLSKSNSSSPTQGASKMRQLTVSCCLSNQHIHTLLRHIHPSVPCSALGSDGDSSPRSPGTSCPPRLNPSHSRKALRNSRLVSQKDDVHLCIMCLRAIMNYQSGFSLVMNHPACVNEITLSLNNKNARTKALVLELLAAVCLVRGGHDIILAAFDNFKEVCGEKNRFEKLMEYFRNEDTNIDFMVACMQFINIVVHSVENMNFRVFLQYEFTHLGLDHYLESLRLTESDKLQVQIQAYLDNVFDVGAMLEDSETKTAVLEHMEELQEHVNQLTEKLQDAENDSMAKIAELEKQLSQARRELEALREQLSPPRPPSPPAPQPQECYRLALERRLVELEEKGLVQILRGPDGDVAIEIVPVVIETPAAPVVTGEATTTGTATGTDAPSPSSPPAPAPLLPPPPPPPPLPGAEPVPPPPPAPPLPAGTGPPPAPPLPGVPVPPPPPLGGPGTPIPPPPPPPPLGGDPPAGPVAPPAASGAVKVKKPIQTKFRMPVFNWVALKPSQIDGTVFNELNDEKVLQELDMSDFEEHFKTKAQGPSLDISALKVKATQKAPSKVTLMESNRAKNLAITLRKGGRSVQDICTAIETYDQQALSLDFLELLLRFLPTEYERTLIGKFEREQKPLEELSDEDQFMIRFSKIPRLAERMNVMIFLGNFNDTAQLLMPQLNAIIAASMSLKASSKLRNILEIVLAFGNYMNSSKRGAAYGFRLQSLDALLEMKSTDRKQTLLHYLVRVITEKYPELTGFHTELHFLDKAGAVSLDSVLQDVRSLQQGMELTRKEFMRQDDSPVLKEFLKVNSEVMEKLQADSKTAKEAYESAVEYFGENPKTCPPTTFFPMFMRFIRAYKKAEQDIELWKKQEAAAKEAESGSPGSEERPELPIQRAKRQQMDMIAELKKKQMVKEPLIYEGKDGAIEDIISALKTVPFTARTGKRSSRLFCDVSFNEESPL; encoded by the exons AACTCCATGAACCTGCCCCCCGACAAGATGCAGCTACTCAACCAGTATGACAACGAGAAGAAGTGGGAGCTCATCTGCGACCAG GAGCGTTTCCAGGTGAAAAACCCACCATCTGCCTACATCCAGAAGCTGAAGAGCTACTTGGACACGGGTGGTGTAAGCAGGAAG TTCAAGAGGCGAGTGCAGGAGTCGACACAAGTGCTCCGGGAGCTGGAGATTTCCTTGAGGACCAACTACATCGG CTGGGTCCAGGAGTTCCTCAACGAGGAGAACAAGGGGCTGGACGTGCTGCTGGAGTACCTCGCCTTCGCCCAGTGCTCTGTCGC GTACGACATGGAGAGTGCCGAGAACGGTAGCCCAGGCTCTgacaagggcaaggtcctgGAGCGGTCGCTGGAGGACCTGAGCAAAAGCAACTCCTCCTCGCCCACCCAGGGCGCCTCCAAAATGCGGCAACTCACTGTCAG ctgctgcctctcGAACCAGCACATCCACACCCTCCTCCGCCACATCCACCCCAGCGTCCCCTGCAGCGCCCTGGGCAGCGATGGGGACAGTAGCCCCAGGTCACCTGGCACCTCCTGCCCGCCCCG GCTGAACCCCTCGCACAGCAGGAAGGCGCTGAGGAACTCCCGCCTCGTCAGCCAGAAGGACGACGTCCACCTCTGCATCATGTGTCTCCGAGCCATCATGAACTACCAG TCTGGCTTCAGCCTGGTGATGAACCACCCAGCCTGCGTCAACGAGATCACCCTGAGCCTCAACAACAAGAACGCCAG GACCAAGGCGctggtgctggagctgctggctgctgtCTGTCTGGTCCGAGGTGGCCACGACATCATCCTGGCCGCCTTCGACAACTTCAAGGAG GTCTGCGGGGAGAAGAACCGCTTCGAGAAGCTGATGGAGTATTTCCGAAACGAGGACACCAACATCGACTTCATG GTGGCCTGCATGCAGTTCATCAACATCGTGGTGCACTCGGTGGAGAACATGAACTTCCGCGTCTTCCTGCAGTACGAGTTCACCCACCTGGGGCTGGATCACTACCTGGAG AGCCTGCGTCTCACCGAGAGCGACAAGCTGCAGGTGCAGATCCAAGCCTACCTGGACAACGTCTTTGACGTGGGGGCCATGCTGGAGGACTCGGAGACCAAGACGGCCGTGCTGGAGCACatggaggagctgcaggagcacgTCAACCAG TTGACGGAGAAGCTGCAGGATGCGGAGAACGACTCCATGGCCAAGATAGcggagctggagaagcagctgagccAGGCGCGGCGAGAGCTGGAGGCGCTGCGG gagcagctgagccCACCACGGCCACCCAGCCCGccggccccgcagccccagGAATGTTACCGGCTGGCGCTAGAGCGAcggctggtggagctggaggagaaggggttGGTGCAGATCCTGCGTGGGCCCGATGGAGATGTCGCCATCGAAATTGTCCCCGTCGTCATAGAAACCCCGGCAGCCCCCGTGGTTACTGGAGAGGCCACCACCACTGGCACTGCCACCGGCACAG ATGCTCCATCACCGTCTTCCCCGCCAGCGCCTGCCCCACTTCTgccgccccctcctcctcctccgccacTGCCGGGGGCTGAGCCCGTCCCCCCACCACCCCCTGCGCCCCCGCTGCCTGCAGGCACCGGccccccaccagcccctccACTCCCAGGTGTCCCCGTGCCACCCCCGCCACCCCTGGGGGGGCCGGGGACCCCCATACCAccccctccaccacctccaccccTCGGTGGGGACCCTCCAGCCGGGCCGGTGGCCCCTCCTGCTGCCAGTGGTGCCG TGAAGGTGAAGAAGCCGATCCAGACCAAGTTCCGCATGCCTGTCTTCAACTGGGTGGCGCTGAAGCCAAGCCAGATCGATGGCACCGTCTTCAACGAGCTCAACGATGAGAAGGTGCTGCAG GAGCTCGACATGAGTGACTTTGAGGAGCACTTCAAGACCAAGGCACAAGGCCCCAGCTTGGACATCAGTGCCCTCAAGGTGAAGGCCACTCAGAAGGCTCCCAGCAAGGTCACCCTCATGGAGTCCAACAGAGCCAAGAACTTGGCCATCACCCTCCGCAAGGGCGGCCGCAGCGTCCAGGACATCTGCACGGCCATTGAGAC ATACGACCAGCAAGCCCTGAGCCTTGActttctggagctgctgctgcgcTTCCTCCCCACCGAGTATGAGCGGACGCTCATTGGGAAGTTTGAGCGGGAGCAGAAGCCACTGGAGGAGCTCTCGGACGAGGACCAGTTCATGATCCGCTTCAGCAAGATCCCGCGCCTGGCCGAGCGCATGAACGTCATGATCTTCCTGGGCAACTTCAACGACACGGCCCAGCTGCTGATGCCG CAACTCAATGCCATCATCGCCGCCTCCATGTCCCTCAAGGCCTCCAGCAAACTGCGCAACATCCTCGAG ATTGTCCTGGCCTTCGGCAACTACATGAACAGCAGCAAGCGTGGGGCAGCCTACGGCTTCCGACTGCAGAGCCTCGATGCG ctgctggagaTGAAGTCAACAGACCGCAAGCAAACGCTGCTGCACTACCTGGTGCGAGTGATCACGGAGAAGTACCCCGAGCTGACCGGCTTCCACACGGAGCTGCACTTCCTTGACAAGGCGGGCGCAG TGTCCCTGGACAGCGTGTTACAGGACGTGCGGAGCCTGCAGCAGGGCATGGAGCTGACCCGCAAGGAATTCATGCGGCAGGACGACAGCCCCGTGCTCAAGGAGTTCCTCAAGGTCAACTCGGAGGTGATGGAGAAGCTGCAGGCCGACAGCAAAACCgccaag GAGGCGTACGAGTCGGCCGTGGAGTACTTCGGAGAGAACCCCAAGACCTGTCCCCCCACCACCTTCTTCCCCATGTTCATGCGCTTCATCAGAGCCTACAAG aaagcagagcaggacatCGAGCTGTGGAAGAAACAAGAGGCCGCGGCCAAAGAGGCAGAATCCGGCTCCCCCGGCAGCGAGGAGCGGCCCGAG CTGCCCATCCAGAGAGCCAAGCGGCAGCAGATGGACATGATCGCCGAGCTGAAGAAGAAGCAGATGGTGAAGGAGCCGCTTATCTACGAAGGAAAAGATGGAGCCATCGAGGACATTATTTCAG CTCTGAAAACCGTTCCTTTCACGGCTCGGACGGGCAAGCGCTCGTCCCGGCTCTTCTGCGACGTGAGCTTCAACGAGGAGAGTCCTCTGTAG
- the FMNL1 gene encoding formin-like protein 1 isoform X2: protein MGNAAGGLEGPGGRDPRPQAAAPPAAAPPMPGSAELEQRFERALNSMNLPPDKMQLLNQYDNEKKWELICDQERFQVKNPPSAYIQKLKSYLDTGGVSRKVRAPPSTPCPHPGLGMGTVPMALLVLQFKRRVQESTQVLRELEISLRTNYIGWVQEFLNEENKGLDVLLEYLAFAQCSVAYDMESAENGSPGSDKGKVLERSLEDLSKSNSSSPTQGASKMRQLTVSCCLSNQHIHTLLRHIHPSVPCSALGSDGDSSPRSPGTSCPPRLNPSHSRKALRNSRLVSQKDDVHLCIMCLRAIMNYQSGFSLVMNHPACVNEITLSLNNKNARTKALVLELLAAVCLVRGGHDIILAAFDNFKEVCGEKNRFEKLMEYFRNEDTNIDFMVACMQFINIVVHSVENMNFRVFLQYEFTHLGLDHYLESLRLTESDKLQVQIQAYLDNVFDVGAMLEDSETKTAVLEHMEELQEHVNQLTEKLQDAENDSMAKIAELEKQLSQARRELEALREQLSPPRPPSPPAPQPQECYRLALERRLVELEEKGLVQILRGPDGDVAIEIVPVVIETPAAPVVTGEATTTGTATGTDAPSPSSPPAPAPLLPPPPPPPPLPGAEPVPPPPPAPPLPAGTGPPPAPPLPGVPVPPPPPLGGPGTPIPPPPPPPPLGGDPPAGPVAPPAASGAVKVKKPIQTKFRMPVFNWVALKPSQIDGTVFNELNDEKVLQELDMSDFEEHFKTKAQGPSLDISALKVKATQKAPSKVTLMESNRAKNLAITLRKGGRSVQDICTAIETYDQQALSLDFLELLLRFLPTEYERTLIGKFEREQKPLEELSDEDQFMIRFSKIPRLAERMNVMIFLGNFNDTAQLLMPQLNAIIAASMSLKASSKLRNILEIVLAFGNYMNSSKRGAAYGFRLQSLDALLEMKSTDRKQTLLHYLVRVITEKYPELTGFHTELHFLDKAGAVSLDSVLQDVRSLQQGMELTRKEFMRQDDSPVLKEFLKVNSEVMEKLQADSKTAKEAYESAVEYFGENPKTCPPTTFFPMFMRFIRAYKKAEQDIELWKKQEAAAKEAESGSPGSEERPELPIQRAKRQQMDMIAELKKKQMVKEPLIYEGKDGAIEDIISALKTVPFTARTGKRSSRLFCDVSFNEESPL, encoded by the exons AACTCCATGAACCTGCCCCCCGACAAGATGCAGCTACTCAACCAGTATGACAACGAGAAGAAGTGGGAGCTCATCTGCGACCAG GAGCGTTTCCAGGTGAAAAACCCACCATCTGCCTACATCCAGAAGCTGAAGAGCTACTTGGACACGGGTGGTGTAAGCAGGAAGGTGAGGGCTCCCCCTTCcaccccttgtccccatcctgggTTGGGCATGGGGACAGTGCCAATGGCTCTCCTCGTCCTCCAGTTCAAGAGGCGAGTGCAGGAGTCGACACAAGTGCTCCGGGAGCTGGAGATTTCCTTGAGGACCAACTACATCGG CTGGGTCCAGGAGTTCCTCAACGAGGAGAACAAGGGGCTGGACGTGCTGCTGGAGTACCTCGCCTTCGCCCAGTGCTCTGTCGC GTACGACATGGAGAGTGCCGAGAACGGTAGCCCAGGCTCTgacaagggcaaggtcctgGAGCGGTCGCTGGAGGACCTGAGCAAAAGCAACTCCTCCTCGCCCACCCAGGGCGCCTCCAAAATGCGGCAACTCACTGTCAG ctgctgcctctcGAACCAGCACATCCACACCCTCCTCCGCCACATCCACCCCAGCGTCCCCTGCAGCGCCCTGGGCAGCGATGGGGACAGTAGCCCCAGGTCACCTGGCACCTCCTGCCCGCCCCG GCTGAACCCCTCGCACAGCAGGAAGGCGCTGAGGAACTCCCGCCTCGTCAGCCAGAAGGACGACGTCCACCTCTGCATCATGTGTCTCCGAGCCATCATGAACTACCAG TCTGGCTTCAGCCTGGTGATGAACCACCCAGCCTGCGTCAACGAGATCACCCTGAGCCTCAACAACAAGAACGCCAG GACCAAGGCGctggtgctggagctgctggctgctgtCTGTCTGGTCCGAGGTGGCCACGACATCATCCTGGCCGCCTTCGACAACTTCAAGGAG GTCTGCGGGGAGAAGAACCGCTTCGAGAAGCTGATGGAGTATTTCCGAAACGAGGACACCAACATCGACTTCATG GTGGCCTGCATGCAGTTCATCAACATCGTGGTGCACTCGGTGGAGAACATGAACTTCCGCGTCTTCCTGCAGTACGAGTTCACCCACCTGGGGCTGGATCACTACCTGGAG AGCCTGCGTCTCACCGAGAGCGACAAGCTGCAGGTGCAGATCCAAGCCTACCTGGACAACGTCTTTGACGTGGGGGCCATGCTGGAGGACTCGGAGACCAAGACGGCCGTGCTGGAGCACatggaggagctgcaggagcacgTCAACCAG TTGACGGAGAAGCTGCAGGATGCGGAGAACGACTCCATGGCCAAGATAGcggagctggagaagcagctgagccAGGCGCGGCGAGAGCTGGAGGCGCTGCGG gagcagctgagccCACCACGGCCACCCAGCCCGccggccccgcagccccagGAATGTTACCGGCTGGCGCTAGAGCGAcggctggtggagctggaggagaaggggttGGTGCAGATCCTGCGTGGGCCCGATGGAGATGTCGCCATCGAAATTGTCCCCGTCGTCATAGAAACCCCGGCAGCCCCCGTGGTTACTGGAGAGGCCACCACCACTGGCACTGCCACCGGCACAG ATGCTCCATCACCGTCTTCCCCGCCAGCGCCTGCCCCACTTCTgccgccccctcctcctcctccgccacTGCCGGGGGCTGAGCCCGTCCCCCCACCACCCCCTGCGCCCCCGCTGCCTGCAGGCACCGGccccccaccagcccctccACTCCCAGGTGTCCCCGTGCCACCCCCGCCACCCCTGGGGGGGCCGGGGACCCCCATACCAccccctccaccacctccaccccTCGGTGGGGACCCTCCAGCCGGGCCGGTGGCCCCTCCTGCTGCCAGTGGTGCCG TGAAGGTGAAGAAGCCGATCCAGACCAAGTTCCGCATGCCTGTCTTCAACTGGGTGGCGCTGAAGCCAAGCCAGATCGATGGCACCGTCTTCAACGAGCTCAACGATGAGAAGGTGCTGCAG GAGCTCGACATGAGTGACTTTGAGGAGCACTTCAAGACCAAGGCACAAGGCCCCAGCTTGGACATCAGTGCCCTCAAGGTGAAGGCCACTCAGAAGGCTCCCAGCAAGGTCACCCTCATGGAGTCCAACAGAGCCAAGAACTTGGCCATCACCCTCCGCAAGGGCGGCCGCAGCGTCCAGGACATCTGCACGGCCATTGAGAC ATACGACCAGCAAGCCCTGAGCCTTGActttctggagctgctgctgcgcTTCCTCCCCACCGAGTATGAGCGGACGCTCATTGGGAAGTTTGAGCGGGAGCAGAAGCCACTGGAGGAGCTCTCGGACGAGGACCAGTTCATGATCCGCTTCAGCAAGATCCCGCGCCTGGCCGAGCGCATGAACGTCATGATCTTCCTGGGCAACTTCAACGACACGGCCCAGCTGCTGATGCCG CAACTCAATGCCATCATCGCCGCCTCCATGTCCCTCAAGGCCTCCAGCAAACTGCGCAACATCCTCGAG ATTGTCCTGGCCTTCGGCAACTACATGAACAGCAGCAAGCGTGGGGCAGCCTACGGCTTCCGACTGCAGAGCCTCGATGCG ctgctggagaTGAAGTCAACAGACCGCAAGCAAACGCTGCTGCACTACCTGGTGCGAGTGATCACGGAGAAGTACCCCGAGCTGACCGGCTTCCACACGGAGCTGCACTTCCTTGACAAGGCGGGCGCAG TGTCCCTGGACAGCGTGTTACAGGACGTGCGGAGCCTGCAGCAGGGCATGGAGCTGACCCGCAAGGAATTCATGCGGCAGGACGACAGCCCCGTGCTCAAGGAGTTCCTCAAGGTCAACTCGGAGGTGATGGAGAAGCTGCAGGCCGACAGCAAAACCgccaag GAGGCGTACGAGTCGGCCGTGGAGTACTTCGGAGAGAACCCCAAGACCTGTCCCCCCACCACCTTCTTCCCCATGTTCATGCGCTTCATCAGAGCCTACAAG aaagcagagcaggacatCGAGCTGTGGAAGAAACAAGAGGCCGCGGCCAAAGAGGCAGAATCCGGCTCCCCCGGCAGCGAGGAGCGGCCCGAG CTGCCCATCCAGAGAGCCAAGCGGCAGCAGATGGACATGATCGCCGAGCTGAAGAAGAAGCAGATGGTGAAGGAGCCGCTTATCTACGAAGGAAAAGATGGAGCCATCGAGGACATTATTTCAG CTCTGAAAACCGTTCCTTTCACGGCTCGGACGGGCAAGCGCTCGTCCCGGCTCTTCTGCGACGTGAGCTTCAACGAGGAGAGTCCTCTGTAG
- the FMNL1 gene encoding formin-like protein 1 isoform X1, with product MGNAAGGLEGPGGRDPRPQAAAPPAAAPPMPGSAELEQRFERALNSMNLPPDKMQLLNQYDNEKKWELICDQERFQVKNPPSAYIQKLKSYLDTGGVSRKVRAPPSTPCPHPGLGMGTVPMALLVLQFKRRVQESTQVLRELEISLRTNYIGWVQEFLNEENKGLDVLLEYLAFAQCSVAYDMESAENGSPGSDKGKVLERSLEDLSKSNSSSPTQGASKMRQLTVSCCLSNQHIHTLLRHIHPSVPCSALGSDGDSSPRSPGTSCPPRLNPSHSRKALRNSRLVSQKDDVHLCIMCLRAIMNYQSGFSLVMNHPACVNEITLSLNNKNARTKALVLELLAAVCLVRGGHDIILAAFDNFKEVCGEKNRFEKLMEYFRNEDTNIDFMVACMQFINIVVHSVENMNFRVFLQYEFTHLGLDHYLESLRLTESDKLQVQIQAYLDNVFDVGAMLEDSETKTAVLEHMEELQEHVNQLTEKLQDAENDSMAKIAELEKQLSQARRELEALREQLSPPRPPSPPAPQPQECYRLALERRLVELEEKGLVQILRGPDGDVAIEIVPVVIETPAAPVVTGEATTTGTATGTDAPSPSSPPAPAPLLPPPPPPPPLPGAEPVPPPPPAPPLPAGTGPPPAPPLPGVPVPPPPPLGGPGTPIPPPPPPPPLGGDPPAGPVAPPAASGAVKVKKPIQTKFRMPVFNWVALKPSQIDGTVFNELNDEKVLQELDMSDFEEHFKTKAQGPSLDISALKVKATQKAPSKVTLMESNRAKNLAITLRKGGRSVQDICTAIETYDQQALSLDFLELLLRFLPTEYERTLIGKFEREQKPLEELSDEDQFMIRFSKIPRLAERMNVMIFLGNFNDTAQLLMPQLNAIIAASMSLKASSKLRNILEIVLAFGNYMNSSKRGAAYGFRLQSLDALLEMKSTDRKQTLLHYLVRVITEKYPELTGFHTELHFLDKAGAVSLDSVLQDVRSLQQGMELTRKEFMRQDDSPVLKEFLKVNSEVMEKLQADSKTAKEAYESAVEYFGENPKTCPPTTFFPMFMRFIRAYKKAEQDIELWKKQEAAAKEAESGSPGSEERPELPIQRAKRQQMDMIAELKKKQMVKEPLIYEGKDGAIEDIISDLRNNPYRRADKGRGSAKKRAAGQSLQATPDISL from the exons AACTCCATGAACCTGCCCCCCGACAAGATGCAGCTACTCAACCAGTATGACAACGAGAAGAAGTGGGAGCTCATCTGCGACCAG GAGCGTTTCCAGGTGAAAAACCCACCATCTGCCTACATCCAGAAGCTGAAGAGCTACTTGGACACGGGTGGTGTAAGCAGGAAGGTGAGGGCTCCCCCTTCcaccccttgtccccatcctgggTTGGGCATGGGGACAGTGCCAATGGCTCTCCTCGTCCTCCAGTTCAAGAGGCGAGTGCAGGAGTCGACACAAGTGCTCCGGGAGCTGGAGATTTCCTTGAGGACCAACTACATCGG CTGGGTCCAGGAGTTCCTCAACGAGGAGAACAAGGGGCTGGACGTGCTGCTGGAGTACCTCGCCTTCGCCCAGTGCTCTGTCGC GTACGACATGGAGAGTGCCGAGAACGGTAGCCCAGGCTCTgacaagggcaaggtcctgGAGCGGTCGCTGGAGGACCTGAGCAAAAGCAACTCCTCCTCGCCCACCCAGGGCGCCTCCAAAATGCGGCAACTCACTGTCAG ctgctgcctctcGAACCAGCACATCCACACCCTCCTCCGCCACATCCACCCCAGCGTCCCCTGCAGCGCCCTGGGCAGCGATGGGGACAGTAGCCCCAGGTCACCTGGCACCTCCTGCCCGCCCCG GCTGAACCCCTCGCACAGCAGGAAGGCGCTGAGGAACTCCCGCCTCGTCAGCCAGAAGGACGACGTCCACCTCTGCATCATGTGTCTCCGAGCCATCATGAACTACCAG TCTGGCTTCAGCCTGGTGATGAACCACCCAGCCTGCGTCAACGAGATCACCCTGAGCCTCAACAACAAGAACGCCAG GACCAAGGCGctggtgctggagctgctggctgctgtCTGTCTGGTCCGAGGTGGCCACGACATCATCCTGGCCGCCTTCGACAACTTCAAGGAG GTCTGCGGGGAGAAGAACCGCTTCGAGAAGCTGATGGAGTATTTCCGAAACGAGGACACCAACATCGACTTCATG GTGGCCTGCATGCAGTTCATCAACATCGTGGTGCACTCGGTGGAGAACATGAACTTCCGCGTCTTCCTGCAGTACGAGTTCACCCACCTGGGGCTGGATCACTACCTGGAG AGCCTGCGTCTCACCGAGAGCGACAAGCTGCAGGTGCAGATCCAAGCCTACCTGGACAACGTCTTTGACGTGGGGGCCATGCTGGAGGACTCGGAGACCAAGACGGCCGTGCTGGAGCACatggaggagctgcaggagcacgTCAACCAG TTGACGGAGAAGCTGCAGGATGCGGAGAACGACTCCATGGCCAAGATAGcggagctggagaagcagctgagccAGGCGCGGCGAGAGCTGGAGGCGCTGCGG gagcagctgagccCACCACGGCCACCCAGCCCGccggccccgcagccccagGAATGTTACCGGCTGGCGCTAGAGCGAcggctggtggagctggaggagaaggggttGGTGCAGATCCTGCGTGGGCCCGATGGAGATGTCGCCATCGAAATTGTCCCCGTCGTCATAGAAACCCCGGCAGCCCCCGTGGTTACTGGAGAGGCCACCACCACTGGCACTGCCACCGGCACAG ATGCTCCATCACCGTCTTCCCCGCCAGCGCCTGCCCCACTTCTgccgccccctcctcctcctccgccacTGCCGGGGGCTGAGCCCGTCCCCCCACCACCCCCTGCGCCCCCGCTGCCTGCAGGCACCGGccccccaccagcccctccACTCCCAGGTGTCCCCGTGCCACCCCCGCCACCCCTGGGGGGGCCGGGGACCCCCATACCAccccctccaccacctccaccccTCGGTGGGGACCCTCCAGCCGGGCCGGTGGCCCCTCCTGCTGCCAGTGGTGCCG TGAAGGTGAAGAAGCCGATCCAGACCAAGTTCCGCATGCCTGTCTTCAACTGGGTGGCGCTGAAGCCAAGCCAGATCGATGGCACCGTCTTCAACGAGCTCAACGATGAGAAGGTGCTGCAG GAGCTCGACATGAGTGACTTTGAGGAGCACTTCAAGACCAAGGCACAAGGCCCCAGCTTGGACATCAGTGCCCTCAAGGTGAAGGCCACTCAGAAGGCTCCCAGCAAGGTCACCCTCATGGAGTCCAACAGAGCCAAGAACTTGGCCATCACCCTCCGCAAGGGCGGCCGCAGCGTCCAGGACATCTGCACGGCCATTGAGAC ATACGACCAGCAAGCCCTGAGCCTTGActttctggagctgctgctgcgcTTCCTCCCCACCGAGTATGAGCGGACGCTCATTGGGAAGTTTGAGCGGGAGCAGAAGCCACTGGAGGAGCTCTCGGACGAGGACCAGTTCATGATCCGCTTCAGCAAGATCCCGCGCCTGGCCGAGCGCATGAACGTCATGATCTTCCTGGGCAACTTCAACGACACGGCCCAGCTGCTGATGCCG CAACTCAATGCCATCATCGCCGCCTCCATGTCCCTCAAGGCCTCCAGCAAACTGCGCAACATCCTCGAG ATTGTCCTGGCCTTCGGCAACTACATGAACAGCAGCAAGCGTGGGGCAGCCTACGGCTTCCGACTGCAGAGCCTCGATGCG ctgctggagaTGAAGTCAACAGACCGCAAGCAAACGCTGCTGCACTACCTGGTGCGAGTGATCACGGAGAAGTACCCCGAGCTGACCGGCTTCCACACGGAGCTGCACTTCCTTGACAAGGCGGGCGCAG TGTCCCTGGACAGCGTGTTACAGGACGTGCGGAGCCTGCAGCAGGGCATGGAGCTGACCCGCAAGGAATTCATGCGGCAGGACGACAGCCCCGTGCTCAAGGAGTTCCTCAAGGTCAACTCGGAGGTGATGGAGAAGCTGCAGGCCGACAGCAAAACCgccaag GAGGCGTACGAGTCGGCCGTGGAGTACTTCGGAGAGAACCCCAAGACCTGTCCCCCCACCACCTTCTTCCCCATGTTCATGCGCTTCATCAGAGCCTACAAG aaagcagagcaggacatCGAGCTGTGGAAGAAACAAGAGGCCGCGGCCAAAGAGGCAGAATCCGGCTCCCCCGGCAGCGAGGAGCGGCCCGAG CTGCCCATCCAGAGAGCCAAGCGGCAGCAGATGGACATGATCGCCGAGCTGAAGAAGAAGCAGATGGTGAAGGAGCCGCTTATCTACGAAGGAAAAGATGGAGCCATCGAGGACATTATTTCAG ATCTGCGGAACAACCCTTACCGGCGCGCAGACAAGGGCCGCGGCAGCGCCAAGAAACGAGCCGCGGGGCAGAGCCTGCAGGCGACGCCGGACATCTCGCTGTGA